The DNA sequence CTTCCATTCTAGTCCTAGTATGCTGCACAGATTCCTCTTCGAATCGAAAAACCGTAGCGATTGACCTGCCTTGATGAGCAATGAGAACTCCATCTACATCTCTATAGTCTCCAATGCAACTTCCTATAGTAGTTTCCCAGTAGATGGAATTTTCTGGGGTTTCAACTCTTGTGAGATGAGAGTCCTCTAGGTATATTAAAAGACCACTTTTCTGGCAAAAATACCCATATAGTACGTGCCTTAGTACTTCTGTTGCTCCTTCACTTCTTTCCATTACAGCTTCTTTATCTGCTGCTACTTTTAATACAAAGCAATCATCTTCACCTATTCTTTTCTCTCCCAAGCATTGTGCTTTTGCAAATAAGCTGGCTGTGCTCTTTGGATCTAGCCCCTGAAATATTATCATTCAATCATCATTCTTTCCACTatacttttcatttaaaaattaacatttCACCAGGTACGTGAGCGAGTCGTGACTGAATGAAACTCATTGCAATCTtttgtgaagagagttttgaaattCATAGAGATGATCAAAAGCTGTTTTAAAAAAGAcgagtaaaaaaaaaatggagaaggTTGTTTGGAGGAATAAATTGAACAGAAAcgaggaagaaaagaaaaagccaaCAAAAGCTGGGTACAATAATGCAATAAATCAGACAGTATTCACTAAAGTgctaataaaaagttaaagcaAACAAGGCACAAGTGGTAATATCCCATATGAATAAACATGTGATCATAGATGACGTCTGAAAGAAGGTCACGTGCCTTCCTGAGTTCAGTAGTGGAGTGTTCAATAAATGAAGTTTGTCTGCTAAAGTAACAGACAGTTTCTCCATCAATGTCAGCTATGGCATGGATTTTTCTTGGGATTACCGTCCATTATCTCCATCTCACTTTAGgagatatataaaataaatgcgACAATCATTTTccaaatcaatttttaatatagtTGTTTAATTTGGAAAAATTTGTTCATCTAATTATCTTTCTTCAAACAAAAGGAAACTAAagggtatttttctttctaGAAGGAAATGAAAttcttaaattaataatattataattttaaagataaagcattaaaattcattttttattttttattttactaatttcaTTGATAGATTTACCTTAATTATATGGTAATTAAGATGCATGAATGGCCTTAAATGTCGGAGAAAAGAATGTGATTAACATTAATTACCTGGATTATGCGACGTAGAGGGCGTTGAGGTCCCTTGGCTGCGTGAGTACCGAGCCAAGGAGTGCGGCGCCACACAGTCTTTCCATCGCTGCCGGCGATGACCTTATTTCCACCGACAACCAATTCAAGAGACCACATTCCCGGCATCATTTGCCAAAGAACAAAACACCCATTTTCTGCACTTCTTGTTCCTAAGCTCTTCACATTCTTTCCTGATAAAATCTCAGTCTCGCAACGAATCATCTTCACACTTCCTGTGGCATACATGTTTTTTACGCATTTTTGTCTCTTTAAACATCCTGTAGCCGCCAAATACTGTTGAATGATATAATGTGCGACGGAATTTTCCTGTTTACCACAAGAAATCAGGAAAATTATTCATCAACTTAAAAgctaagagagagagaaagaaagaaagaaagaaagaaagaaaggtcAAGCAAGAGCTTATTGCTTATTTACGTACCATAGGGATGTCCTTAATGGGAAAGTGGTGAATGGGGTCGCTGACAAGAGGGATTGGAGCTAGAGGGCAGCCAAGGACTCCAAGCAAAAGCCTCAAATCTTGTCTTTTATTGGCCGGAATGCTCCCATATGGTGTAACCGACGATGAAAATTGGTTGACGGAGAAACCCTTTTGCATTCGAAACCATTCACGAATTATCTCCCATGAACTCTCCTTCTTGTTACCTTCTTCTTGCATGTCAGGGTCTGGTCCTTCCATTAGTGGTGTCAATGGTTGTGTACACCATCTTTGCTTCCTTCGAGCTCTTGAACCCATTTGCAAAATTGATAATGAGAGTAGAGGAAGATGAAATATAATGAGGATAAAGTGAGTAATATAAGGGACTCTCTGAGTTCTTGGCTTAGAggaatgaagaagaagagacaAAAGAGACAGCTTATCTATCCAACAGCAGAGAATGCGCATTATTATAACAAAGTCTTGCATGTTGGGCTGTCCTATGCtttattcttcttttctctttaagACTCCTCCTCTAGTCTTTGtcgttttataatttattaattttatataggaAATCTTCTTGAGCAACTCCAAAGGAGAGGTCCTAGTTACTATAGACTCCCTGGTATCTTTCTTTCTTCTACTTTGTGGACCCTTAAAATACTCTCCATTTGTTCCCCTAATCAATATAAGGTCCATAGGGATAATCTTTCTTGGAAAATGACACCAGACCATTATGATTTATTACCGCCCTCAACAAATTAAACAGGTATAGCCTGCTTGATGATGACTCTATAATAACAATCCATTCATTTTCACCTTCATATTCTCAAAATCTACTAGAGTTGGATGATAAGTTGGCAATGaatctatttttactttttacattGTCCAGCTTGGTGGGTTCAATCTTCAAAATTAGTgtgatataaaattaattttcaatttaatttatattagttGCTATTAGGTTCAAGTTTGATGTCATGTGAATAGTTACTTTTAAGAGTTTAGGCAACCGGTAGAATTTGAGATATGACTActtttttgataaaatattaGCCATCCATATAggtaattagttttaaattttacgaCAGATTTAGACTGGATCTGATTTTTGCTGCGACGTTCAATGGAGaattatgataatttttcagaaaaaaaattttgaaacgcacgattttaaaaaatgtgaCGAGAGCCGTTTAAGgatcaattttgtattttaattatttttttgaatattttaaatattttcataattttgtattttatttctattataaatatttgcTATTAGAAACTTACTTTCAattgttttaaaatttcaataagactttttattttttagactatattttctcttatttcatcttaattaaacgatattggttaaaattcGAGTCTACACATCCACATATCTAAATATCACAGAAATCTCTTGCTACAATCTTCATACTCGTCCTTGCTTAACCATCCGATCTAATGCCATTTGTTAGATATGGGAGAGCGTAATACGCTGGGGGAGAATACTTCTTGATACTCTTATGAAAAAACAAATTTATGAGCTTGACATTACATTCAATCCaaaatcttaatataatatGTAGATTTATGAGTTCCTCCCACTTGTTTGTCTTGTGTGGGAATTCTCAATAGCTTATTCCCAACAGGATCTTCCAAACTATCTTgcaggctgcccatgcactccTTATTCTTCAGAAAGAATCGGAGATAATTATTTGTCATATTCTAGGATCAGTGTCTTAGTCCGGACACTATAGCCACATTAGAGTTTGTCAGAGAAAGAGCTTCTTGACCTAACAATCTCCTTTCAAAGCCTACTAATAGTTTCTCCAAAATGTTAAGAGTTATGCACATATTGTTCTTAGAGGAGTCCATTCTTTCTTATATcaaaatctaaatttaaaaattattattagatttcAAAAAATCGTTACTGGGGTTTGCTTAAGGGATAAATCAAGAGatcagaaataaattttaaagagtttaaattaaattattttgatatcAAGCCGAACTTgaatatttcttattttaaatttaagtcgaatattaataaattcaaaattaattcatttaataaacGAATTAAGATAGCTAAATTTTTATCGGgctgaaatttaaataattataaataatttaatttatttataatgttaaACTTATTCTCTAAGCTTGttatgttaattaattaatacgaatataaatttacatttttaattCTATATATTAGTTAAAAAGAAACCATTCATTCAAGttaaaaaatattctaaaaaaattcccttcataattaatatatcattaattaaaaatttaatgaatgaattaattaaatttgaaattgcGTTAAGAATCTTAGATGTCGATGCCTACTTAATATTTCTTTATCCACATCTCTAAAACATTTTTCCAAAGTGGTCCCATGAGGCTATCTTTGTTGGGATGTTCTGAAGTCCAAGGACAAAGTTTCAGCTTTAATGATTATAATATAAGAGAATTTCAACAACAACATTTTTTAGCCAAATTGCATATGACATGAATGATAAAGAGGTGGGCCGGCTATTGGGCCTCAACCCAACAAATGTCAGGTGGATAAGGCGGTGGGACGTCGGCATCACGGTGGAGAGGCAGATGGCAGATGGAGGAAATGGGTGATCTTCCAAGCCAAGAGCCTCATGTTTTGGTGAAAGGTTGAAACGTGATATTCATTGGTTGGAATTGGAAAGAACACATATGCTACTTTAGTTCATAGAATAATCCACTTTTTCCCTAGCTTCGATTGAGTTCAATACCACTAAATATTATTCACATATTTTAATTActagaataaatttttaatacaattCATTCAAGTAATGAAAAATACTTATTGATATTTGACCACCCGCCCTACTCCCACCTACCTTCTTCTTCCTCCACAAGCATCTCTTCTACAAAGCTTCTTGTGTCATGATAGAAATTATTCCCTGTAAATCGGTTCTTGTGTATGGGTTTCCTTTGCCATATTATTACTTCCTACCTATTAGATTGAAATATTCTCTTCAATGTAAACCTCCATAATCATAAAATTCTAATATTCTTTTTTCATGTTTTAGAGATTatccattttaaataattttaagctATAATGCTGAATCTGAAGAGTATTTATTTTTCCCTCGTATTCTCATTTATTTAGTCCTAGTTTGGAGCTTCAATTTTTATTTGTGTTAGATATATGACTAGTAATTTTACTAAAATACTCTTTCAAAATTAGAGTGGGAAACCTATTAGTAAATATCTTATTATGTGTTATTtataaagtaaatgaaatttttaattacatTAGAACTAAAGAGTTTACACTATAATTAAAAGTATGGTAGAGAGATTATTTGGCTTTTGCCCGATTAAGGGGTTTTTTATCTATCATGGAAAGTGGCTTTTGCGCATTGTGGAGAGGATATTTGCTTAATTGAGGAGAGTGGTTTTTGCCCAATTAAAGAGAAGATTTTTGCCTAATTGAGGAGAATAGCTTTTACCCATCGTGGATAGTAGCTTTTGCCTAGTTCGTTGCAGTCTCATGAGGAAAAAGAAGCTTCGGCCTAAAGTGAAGAAGGATTTTTCCCATTTAGTTGAAGACACCTTTTACAATGTATTGATGATGCACCTATTCAACAtatgttttaattaaatatttagtcaAATGAGAtatgaatattatttattttgacaatATTATGGATTTTGTATAGAAATACAAAAGATAGCAAAAATAAgccaaaatcaaagaaaaatgaAGTTGATTATGTGCAGTTGCTGAACAGACTTAACCGAAGACTTGCCAAAATCTCTAAGCAGGCCTCCAAACAGAAGTGGAAGTGATATTCTCCTATTTAAAGCACTCAAATCAGTCTAGATTTCGTGGAATTTCTCtcctaaaaattataaaacatctGTCATTTCTaggaaacaaataaaaaagagtTATTTCACAAAAATACTCAAATTAAACTTTTAGGAAGAAGTTTCTATTAGATAACAATACAGCTGTGATTAGTTATTGTAGATAAGTCTCTTCTGTAACTGAATAGCTTAGAGTCTTATCCTTTGTATTCTATAAATACTTGTAATTATAGACGTAATATACATCGAGACTAATATTCTATAACCatttacatggtatcagagccctattaGGTATCAACTCTTTCctttcttctgttttttttttttttttttctctccctGTTCTCGTTGTCTTCGTCATGTCTTCCAACACAACAGCCCCTTCTCATCCTGCCGAGTCTTCCACCCAACCTGCTGTTTCCAATTCTTCTCTCCATCCATCTTTTGGAGTTTCTAATATCAAAAATTATGTCAATGAAGCTCTCAATTTCAACAACTACCTTCTCTGGCGTTCTCTCATTATTCCTGTTTTACAGGGTTATGATGTGTATGATCACGTTGATGGTTCAGTTCCTGCACCACCATGTGTATTAACAAATTCTGCTGGTGAATCTAAACCAAATCCAGATTTCTTATTATGGAAACAAATTGACCGTCTCGTTTTATCTTGGATTCAGGCTACTCTTAGTCCTGATATCTTGCGTAGTCTCATCAAACCAAATGTTGTTCTTACTGCTCAGCAAGCCTGGGAAGCTATCGAAACTCTGTTTCATGATCAAGCTCATGCAAAACTTCTTCAACTTAAAGCAGACTTTTACAGCACTGTTAAGGATAATTCTACCATTGATGAATATCTTCAGAAATTAAAAACTGTTTATGATTCCCTCTGTTCTATTGGTCATGCTATTACTGAGGATGACTTAGTTATGCAGATACTGGATGGTTTGCCTGTTGAATATGAAAATGTTGTCATCAATTTGACGGGAAAGAAACCTCTTCCTTCTTTTGCGGAGACACGTACTTCTTTATATCTTCAGGAGTTGCGATTGCAAAGTCGCGCAAAGAAACAATCTCAGCCAGTTCCAAATCCGGCAAATTCGCAGACAGCGTTAGTTTCTACTGAACGCAATTCTTCTTCTAATCAACGAGGCCGTGGAGGTCGAGGTCGTGGTGGCCGTAATTCTGGTTACTATCATAACACTGGTGGTGATTCCTATGGCAGAGGGGGTCGTGGTGGTCGTTCTGGACGAGGAGGACGTGGATATTATTACAATCAATCATCTTCTATGTATCATCCTGGATCCAATTTTTCAGGTTCATACAATGGTGTGCTTGGTCCTCGACCCACTGGTTTTTCTTCACCATATGCTGGTTTTCCACCTCAATCTGCTGGTTTTTCTCAACCCACACAGTGTCAGATTTGTTTAGAATATACCCATATAGCAAGAGATTGCCCACATTTTACTCGTTCTGGACAATTCTCGGGTGATCGATCCTTTGCTGCGGTTCAATTTCCTGAACCTGTGCATTCTGCGTGGCTACCAGATACAGGTGCTACTTCCCACATGACACCTAATCCAGGTATCCTGTCTTCGTGTCTTCCAACTCCCGTTTCTAATAATGTTGTGTTTGGTAATGGACATTCTCTTCCTGTCACTCATATTGGTTCAAATTCTTTTCCATTACCTAGTCGTGATTTACTTTTAAAAGATGTTCTTGTCGTCCCTTCTTTAactcataatttaatttctgttaAGAAATTTGCTCGTGATAATTCCTGTTCAGTTGAGTTTGATCCCTATGGTTTTTGTGTGAAGGATCTCAAGACGCGGACTCCACTTCTCAGTTGCAGTAGTCCAGGGGACCTTTATGAGTTCTCTCCTTCTTCATTTTCGTCTTCTTTGTCTGGTGGTTCTACGAGTCTGATTGCTTCGGCAAATTCATTCGAGTTGTGGCATCGTCGTTTAGGACACCCTAATTCTTCCATTTTGTCAAAGTTATTTCGCACATCTAGTTTTAATAAAGTGTCTTGTACTGCTTGTCGATTGGGCAAGCATACTAAGTTGTCGTTTTCTCATTCTCATGTAAGAGCTTCGGCTCCTTTTGCATTAATTCATTCTGACG is a window from the Manihot esculenta cultivar AM560-2 chromosome 16, M.esculenta_v8, whole genome shotgun sequence genome containing:
- the LOC110603408 gene encoding uncharacterized protein LOC110603408, whose translation is MGSRARRKQRWCTQPLTPLMEGPDPDMQEEGNKKESSWEIIREWFRMQKGFSVNQFSSSVTPYGSIPANKRQDLRLLLGVLGCPLAPIPLVSDPIHHFPIKDIPMENSVAHYIIQQYLAATGCLKRQKCVKNMYATGSVKMIRCETEILSGKNVKSLGTRSAENGCFVLWQMMPGMWSLELVVGGNKVIAGSDGKTVWRRTPWLGTHAAKGPQRPLRRIIQGLDPKSTASLFAKAQCLGEKRIGEDDCFVLKVAADKEAVMERSEGATEVLRHVLYGYFCQKSGLLIYLEDSHLTRVETPENSIYWETTIGSCIGDYRDVDGVLIAHQGRSIATVFRFEEESVQHTRTRMEEIWRIDDVVFNVPGLSLDYFIPPADIFDANSP